Below is a genomic region from Pseudomonas berkeleyensis.
CGGTGTCTACGGCGCGCATGACAACGTGTACTTCGGCCGCGTCGAGGATGGCGTGCTGGAGAGCGAATTCTCCGGCAACCTGGTCGAGGTCTGCCCGACCGGGGTATTCACCGACAAGACCCACTCCGAGCGCTACAACCGCAAGTGGGACATGCAGTTCGCCCCGAGCATCTGCCATGGGTGCTCCAGTGGCTGCAACATCAGCCCCGGTGAGCGCTACGGCGAGATCCGCCGCATCGAGAACCGCTTCAACGGCTCGGTCAACCAGTACTTCCTCTGCGACCGTGGCCGCTTCGGCTATGGCTATGTCAACCGCGAAGACCGTCCGCGTCAGCCATTGCTGGCCGGCCAGGCACTGAGCATCGACGCTGCACTGGACAAGGCCGCCGAGCTGCTCAAGGGCAAACGCGTCATCGGCATCGGTTCGCCACGGGCCAGCCTGGAGTCCAACTACGCTCTGCGTGAGCTGGTTGGTGCAGGCAACTATTACAGTGGCATCGCTGCAGGCGAACTGGAAAACATCCGCCTGATTCGCGACGTGCTGCAAAACGGCCCGCTGCCGACGCCAACCCTGCGCGACGTCGAACTGCACGACGCCATCTTCGTCCTCGGCGAAGACCTGACCCAGACCGCTGCTCGTCTGGCCTTGGCCCTGCGCCAGGCCGTCAAGGGCAAGGCCACCGAAATCGCCGCCGGCGCACGCATTCAGGACTGGCACATGGCCGCCGTGCAGAACGTCGCCCAGCACGCCCTGCACCCGCTGTTCATCGCCAGTGTGGGCGAGACCCGCCTCGACGACGTAGCCGCGGAAAGCGTGCATGCCGCACCGGCAGATCTGGCCCGTATCGGTTTCGCCGTGGCTCACGCCATCGACCCGAGCGCTCCGGCCGTCGAAGGCCTGGAGTCCGAAGCACGCGAGCTGGTGCAGCGCATCGCCGATGCCCTGATCAATGCCAAGCGTCCGCTGATCGTTTCCGGCGCCTCGCTGGGCGAGAAGGCGCTGATCGAAGCCGCTGCCAACATCGCCAGCGCGTTGAAGAATCGTGAGAAGAACGGCTCGCTGAGCCTGGTGGTGCCTGAAGCCAACAGCCTGGGCCTTGCCCTGCTCGGCGGCGAGTCCGTCGATGCTGCGCTGGAAGTTCTAAGCAGCGGCCAGGCCGATGCCGTGGTGGTGCTGGAGAACGACCTCTATCGCCGCGCCGATGCTACCAAGGTCGATGCTGCGCTGAACGCCGCTCAAGTGGTGATCCTCGCCGATCACCAGCGCACCGCCACCAGCGAGCGCGCTCATCTGTTGCTGCCCGTGGCGTCCTTCGCCGAAGGCGACGGCACCCTGGTCAGCCTGGAAGGCCGTGCCCAGCGCTTCTTCCAGGTCTATGAGCCCAGCTACTACGACAGCAACATCCTCATCCGTGAAGGCTGGCGCTGGCTGCACGCCTTGCACAGCACCCTGCAAGGCCAGGCCGTGGACTGGACGCAGTTGGATCAGGTCACCGCAGCCTGCGCGGCCAGCAACCCGCAGTTGGCCGGCATCAAGGATGCCGCGCCAAGCGCCTCGTTCCGTATCAAGGGCCTGAAGCTGGCACGCGAACCGCACCGCTACAGCGGCCGTACTGCCATGCGCGCCAATATCAGCGTGCACGAGCCACGTCAGCCGCAGGATCAGGACAGCGCCTTCGCCTTCTCCATGGAAGGTTACGCCGGCACTCAGGAAGACCGTCAGCAGATTCCATTCGCCTGGTCGCCAGGCTGGAACTCGCCGCAGGCCTGGAACAAGTTCCAGGACGAAGTCGGTGGCCATCTGCGCGCCGGTGACCCGGGCGTTCGCCTGATCGAAGCCAAGGGCGAAACACTGCCCTGGTTCGCCATCAACGCCCCGTTCAATCCGGCTCAGGGCACCTGGCAGGCTGTCGCGCTGCACCACCTGTTCGGCAGCGAAGAGAACAGCTCGCGCGCCGCACCGGTGCAAACGCGCATCCCACAGCCTTACGTGGCCCTGGCCAAGGATGAGGCCGATCGCCTCGGTGTCAATGACGGCGCCCTGCTCAGCCTGACCGTCGCCGGCCAGACCCTGCGCCTGCCGCTGCAGGTGCGTGAAGAGCTGGCGCTCGGCGTGGTTGGCCTGCCGGTCGGCTTGGCGGGTATTCCGGCGGTGTTCGCGGGCGCCAGCGTCACCAACCTGCAGGAGGCCGCGCAATGAGCTGGCTGACTCCCGAGGTGATGGAAACCCTGATCGCAGTGCTCAAGGCCATCGTGATCCTGCTGGTGGTGGTGATCTGCGGTGCGCTGCTGAGCTTCGTCGAACGCCGTCTGCTGGGCTGGTGGCAGGATCGCTACGGCCCGAACCGGGTCGGGCCGTTCGGCATGTTCCAGATCGCAGCGGACATGATCAAGATGTTCTTCAAGGAGGACTGGACGCCACCGTTCGCCGACAGGTTCATCTTCACCCTGGCGCCGATGATCGCCTTCGCTGCCATGTTGATGGCCTTCGCCATCATCCCCATCACCCCGACCTGGGGCGTTGCGGATCTGAACATCGGCATCCTGTTCTTCTTCGCCATGGCCGGTCTGTCGGTGTACGCCGTGCTGTTCGCTGGCTGGTCGAGCAATAACAAGTTCGCCCTGCTCGGCGCCCTGCGCGCATCGGCGCAGACGG
It encodes:
- the nuoG gene encoding NADH-quinone oxidoreductase subunit NuoG is translated as MATIHVDGKDFEVDGADNLLQACLSLGLDIPYFCWHPALGSVGACRQCAVKQYNDENDTRGRIVMSCMTPATDNTWISIDDEESKAFRASVVEWLMTNHPHDCPVCEEGGHCHLQDMTVMTGHNARRYRFTKRTHQNQELGPFISHEMNRCIACYRCVRYYKDYAGGTDLGVYGAHDNVYFGRVEDGVLESEFSGNLVEVCPTGVFTDKTHSERYNRKWDMQFAPSICHGCSSGCNISPGERYGEIRRIENRFNGSVNQYFLCDRGRFGYGYVNREDRPRQPLLAGQALSIDAALDKAAELLKGKRVIGIGSPRASLESNYALRELVGAGNYYSGIAAGELENIRLIRDVLQNGPLPTPTLRDVELHDAIFVLGEDLTQTAARLALALRQAVKGKATEIAAGARIQDWHMAAVQNVAQHALHPLFIASVGETRLDDVAAESVHAAPADLARIGFAVAHAIDPSAPAVEGLESEARELVQRIADALINAKRPLIVSGASLGEKALIEAAANIASALKNREKNGSLSLVVPEANSLGLALLGGESVDAALEVLSSGQADAVVVLENDLYRRADATKVDAALNAAQVVILADHQRTATSERAHLLLPVASFAEGDGTLVSLEGRAQRFFQVYEPSYYDSNILIREGWRWLHALHSTLQGQAVDWTQLDQVTAACAASNPQLAGIKDAAPSASFRIKGLKLAREPHRYSGRTAMRANISVHEPRQPQDQDSAFAFSMEGYAGTQEDRQQIPFAWSPGWNSPQAWNKFQDEVGGHLRAGDPGVRLIEAKGETLPWFAINAPFNPAQGTWQAVALHHLFGSEENSSRAAPVQTRIPQPYVALAKDEADRLGVNDGALLSLTVAGQTLRLPLQVREELALGVVGLPVGLAGIPAVFAGASVTNLQEAAQ